One Corynebacterium tuberculostearicum DNA window includes the following coding sequences:
- the ispG gene encoding flavodoxin-dependent (E)-4-hydroxy-3-methylbut-2-enyl-diphosphate synthase, whose translation MSTPIGLGIPDGPPPVLHPRRKTRQLQVGPVGVGSDSPISVQSMTNTKTHDINGTLQQIAQLTASGCDIVRVACPKPIDAEALPAIAKKSPIPVIADIHFQPKYIFQAIDAGCAAIRVNPGNIREFDGRVKEVAKAAGDAGIPIRIGVNGGSLDKRLLEKYGKATPEALVESAIWEAGLFEEHGYGDIAISVKHSDPVLMVEAYRQLAEKTDYPLHLGVTEAGPKFMGTIKSSVAFGALLAEGIGDTIRVSLSAPPVEEIKVGDQILQSLNLRPRKLEIVSCPSCGRAQVDVYKLAEEVTAGLDGMEFPLRVAVMGCVVNGPGEARDADLGVASGNGKGQIFVKGEVVRTVPEDKIVETLIEEAMRIADEQGMEAVEGAKAEVRVTQ comes from the coding sequence ATGTCGACCCCCATCGGTCTAGGAATCCCAGACGGCCCACCACCAGTCCTGCACCCGCGCCGCAAGACTCGTCAGCTGCAGGTGGGCCCGGTCGGCGTCGGCTCTGACTCGCCCATCTCGGTGCAGTCAATGACCAATACCAAGACGCACGACATCAACGGCACGCTGCAGCAGATCGCACAGCTGACCGCTTCCGGCTGCGATATCGTGCGTGTGGCTTGCCCTAAGCCCATCGACGCGGAGGCACTTCCGGCCATTGCCAAGAAGTCTCCGATCCCGGTGATTGCGGATATCCACTTCCAGCCGAAGTACATCTTCCAGGCCATCGATGCTGGTTGCGCCGCCATCCGCGTAAACCCGGGCAATATCCGCGAGTTCGATGGCCGTGTGAAGGAAGTTGCTAAGGCCGCAGGCGATGCCGGCATTCCCATCCGCATCGGCGTGAATGGTGGTTCTTTGGACAAGCGCCTGCTGGAAAAGTACGGCAAGGCCACCCCGGAGGCACTCGTCGAGTCCGCTATTTGGGAGGCTGGCCTCTTTGAGGAGCACGGTTATGGCGATATCGCTATTTCCGTTAAGCACTCCGATCCGGTTCTGATGGTGGAGGCCTACCGCCAGCTGGCGGAAAAGACTGATTACCCGCTGCACCTTGGCGTGACCGAGGCTGGTCCGAAGTTCATGGGCACCATCAAGTCTTCCGTGGCCTTTGGTGCACTGCTGGCAGAGGGCATTGGCGATACCATTCGCGTGTCCCTGTCCGCCCCGCCGGTAGAGGAAATCAAGGTGGGAGACCAGATTCTGCAGTCGCTCAACCTACGCCCGCGCAAGCTGGAAATCGTCTCCTGCCCGTCCTGCGGCCGCGCCCAGGTGGACGTTTACAAGCTGGCAGAAGAAGTTACCGCCGGCTTGGACGGCATGGAGTTCCCGCTGCGCGTTGCCGTGATGGGTTGCGTTGTCAACGGCCCAGGCGAGGCCCGCGATGCCGACCTCGGCGTTGCTTCCGGCAATGGCAAGGGTCAGATCTTTGTTAAGGGCGAGGTTGTTCGCACCGTGCCGGAAGACAAGATCGTGGAAACCCTCATTGAAGAGGCCATGCGCATTGCCGATGAGCAGGGTATGGAAGCCGTGGAAGGCGCCAAGGCTGAGGTTCGCGTAACCCAGTAA
- a CDS encoding penicillin-binding transpeptidase domain-containing protein translates to MKKLVALVATITLASTSVVACTLKPVSAEPVAEEFLQGMESRNNDGLAALTDAPSDATSALDATYSGLQAEGLDMELEGVDQDENLATANYKVTWDLPKDRTLSYDTQMTLTKTEDEWTVRWKPSLIHPDLGANQHLELRALEAERASVVSSNGVELMSPGLNYRLVVDTSSLDDVRPTASKISGALAAAHRQDDSIAEMDAKDLAKKLEDADGSFSVTMFTEDQAKAVRPRVEGIDGARLNEEPALVTRDRGLAPDLMSRVRSAVQDEVDGQTGWSISVVNENGAALSDVEKHDPDAAPSIKVGLDYDVQRAAQEAVNERADSQAMLVAIRPSNGDILAVAQTEKADEDGDVALQGQYPPGSVFKILTAAAGVEKQGLNTDTIVPCPGTMDIFGRVVTNYNAFALGSVPLSQAFAQSCNTTFADISTKLKPGELKDMGKKFGYGVEYDIPGLTTITGSIPEGKEPLERTEAGYGQGYDLASPFGMALVSATVANGKTPTPQLIEGHETKASDKPQQISKPVLDNVRSMMRQVVTSGTARSMAAGGTIYGKTGEAEINEGSHAWFTGYREEDDIAFATLVVLGGGSDVSVNITSNFLQKVDDYRSGPHEGAAPPAEG, encoded by the coding sequence ATGAAGAAGTTGGTCGCGCTGGTTGCAACTATCACGCTCGCCTCCACCAGCGTGGTTGCCTGTACACTGAAGCCGGTTTCTGCGGAACCGGTCGCGGAAGAATTCCTCCAGGGGATGGAATCCCGCAATAATGACGGCTTAGCCGCGCTTACCGACGCCCCCTCCGACGCCACCTCCGCCCTCGATGCCACCTACTCCGGCCTGCAGGCCGAGGGGCTCGACATGGAGCTTGAAGGCGTGGACCAAGATGAGAACCTCGCCACGGCGAACTACAAGGTCACCTGGGATCTGCCCAAGGATCGTACCTTGAGCTATGACACGCAGATGACGCTGACCAAGACTGAGGATGAATGGACGGTGCGGTGGAAGCCAAGCCTCATCCACCCCGACCTGGGAGCAAATCAGCACCTGGAACTGCGCGCACTGGAAGCAGAGCGCGCCAGCGTGGTGTCTTCCAACGGAGTGGAATTGATGAGCCCGGGGCTGAACTACCGGCTGGTGGTAGATACTAGCTCGCTGGATGATGTGCGGCCCACCGCTTCTAAGATCAGCGGCGCACTGGCTGCCGCCCACCGCCAGGATGACTCCATTGCAGAGATGGATGCCAAGGATCTGGCGAAAAAATTGGAGGATGCAGACGGCTCCTTTTCCGTCACCATGTTTACGGAGGATCAAGCCAAGGCTGTGCGCCCCAGGGTGGAAGGCATAGACGGCGCGCGCCTCAATGAAGAACCGGCTCTGGTCACCCGCGACCGTGGGCTGGCACCCGATCTGATGTCGCGTGTGCGCTCCGCGGTCCAGGATGAGGTCGATGGCCAAACCGGCTGGTCCATTTCTGTGGTCAATGAAAATGGTGCGGCGCTCTCTGATGTGGAAAAGCACGACCCTGATGCGGCACCGTCGATCAAGGTAGGTCTGGACTACGATGTGCAGCGTGCCGCGCAGGAGGCGGTCAACGAGCGTGCCGATTCCCAGGCCATGCTCGTAGCCATCCGCCCCTCCAATGGTGATATCTTGGCCGTCGCCCAAACCGAGAAGGCCGATGAAGACGGCGATGTAGCCTTACAAGGTCAGTACCCGCCCGGCTCGGTATTCAAGATTCTCACCGCAGCGGCCGGCGTAGAAAAGCAGGGGCTTAATACCGATACCATCGTTCCGTGCCCGGGCACCATGGATATCTTTGGCCGCGTGGTGACCAACTACAATGCCTTCGCCCTAGGCAGCGTTCCGCTCAGCCAAGCCTTTGCACAATCGTGCAACACTACCTTCGCGGATATTTCCACCAAGCTCAAGCCTGGTGAGTTGAAAGACATGGGAAAGAAGTTTGGCTACGGAGTGGAATACGATATTCCAGGCCTTACTACCATTACCGGTTCCATTCCGGAGGGCAAAGAACCACTGGAGCGCACTGAAGCTGGCTATGGTCAAGGCTACGACTTGGCTAGCCCTTTCGGCATGGCGCTGGTCTCTGCCACGGTAGCCAACGGCAAAACGCCAACACCTCAGCTGATTGAAGGCCATGAGACCAAAGCCTCCGATAAGCCGCAGCAGATTTCTAAGCCCGTGTTGGACAATGTCCGCAGCATGATGCGCCAAGTGGTCACCAGCGGTACTGCCCGCAGCATGGCTGCTGGCGGCACCATCTACGGCAAGACCGGTGAGGCCGAGATTAACGAGGGCTCGCACGCCTGGTTTACCGGCTACCGCGAAGAAGACGATATCGCCTTTGCCACCCTCGTGGTTTTGGGCGGCGGCTCCGATGTATCGGTAAATATCACGAGCAACTTCTTGCAGAAGGTCGATGATTACCGTTCAGGCCCACACGAAGGGGCAGCGCCCCCAGCCGAAGGCTAG
- the map gene encoding type I methionyl aminopeptidase: protein MSNRGKLKPGKPTPILTVPESIERPEYVWKDEVQEGIGEPYVQSPEVIEKMREACKIAANALKEAGKAVQPGVTTDYVDRVAHEYMCDHGAYPSTLGYRGFPKSSCVSLNEIVCHGIPDTTVIEDGDIVNIDITAYKNGVHGDNNATFLAGDVSEEHRLLVERTKEATMRGIKAAKPGREINVIGRVIESYAKRFGYNVVRDFTGHGVGPTFHNGLVVLHHDSTVYRDILEPGMTLTVEPMINLGSLDYEIWDDDWTVQNTDGKFTAQFEHTLVITEDGNEILTIPDED, encoded by the coding sequence ATGAGTAATCGAGGAAAGCTAAAGCCAGGCAAGCCCACCCCCATCCTCACCGTGCCGGAGAGCATTGAGCGCCCCGAGTACGTGTGGAAGGACGAAGTGCAGGAGGGCATTGGCGAGCCCTACGTCCAGTCTCCTGAAGTCATTGAGAAGATGCGTGAGGCCTGCAAGATTGCAGCCAACGCACTCAAGGAGGCCGGCAAGGCCGTGCAGCCGGGCGTAACTACTGATTATGTGGACCGCGTGGCGCACGAGTACATGTGCGACCACGGCGCTTACCCGTCCACGCTGGGCTACCGCGGCTTCCCCAAGTCCAGCTGCGTTTCCCTCAATGAGATTGTTTGCCACGGCATCCCGGATACCACCGTGATTGAGGATGGCGACATCGTTAATATCGATATCACTGCTTATAAGAACGGCGTCCACGGTGATAATAACGCCACCTTCCTCGCCGGCGACGTCTCCGAGGAACACCGCCTGCTGGTAGAGCGCACCAAGGAGGCCACCATGCGCGGTATCAAGGCCGCAAAGCCCGGCCGTGAGATTAACGTCATTGGCCGCGTTATTGAGTCTTATGCCAAGCGCTTCGGCTACAACGTCGTGCGCGATTTCACCGGCCACGGTGTTGGCCCGACTTTCCATAACGGCCTGGTTGTCCTGCACCATGACTCGACCGTCTACCGCGATATCCTCGAACCGGGTATGACGCTTACCGTTGAGCCGATGATTAACCTCGGCTCCTTGGATTATGAGATCTGGGACGATGACTGGACCGTTCAAAACACTGACGGCAAGTTCACCGCCCAGTTTGAGCACACCCTTGTCATCACCGAGGACGGCAACGAAATCCTTACCATCCCAGACGAGGACTAG